The following nucleotide sequence is from Cognatishimia sp. WU-CL00825.
CGCAGTGTGGCCTTGGACACATGATGCACCACCGGTTTGTCGATATCTTCCCAGGCATGTTCCAGCATCAAATTATAGATGCGGCGATCGTTCAGCGTCAGCGGTGTCACTTCAACCAAATCAACCAATTCGCCGGGCTTGATCAAAGACTCGGCATTTGGCTTTGCATCCAGACTACTATAAGGTTTTTTTGCGTCGTCCACCATATCGCCTGCTTACACTCAACTCTTACCTTTATTTTTTTTCGTTGTAAGAGAAAACACTCTTTCGGTCAATCACGCGCCAGAAATTTACCCGCTCGCACCCAAAAAGTAATTTTTAAGACCACCCCACAAAACATAAAATCAACCAAAGGCTCTGGTAAACGAATCAAAACAAAGGATAAATTAGGCTCTAATTAGGCCCCATCCAATGCGTAAGCTTTCATCACCCAATCTGTAAGACTAAGCATCCCAATGTGTAAGTTTTACCACCCATAAAGTAAGCTTAGTTCAGGATTATTTTTCTTTATCAAATAGTTACAAGCGACGAACAATTGAACTAAAAGAATCTGAACTGGCAATATAGCCTGTCACCACATAAATTTTGCAACAAATCCGCCAATCCTCAGAATGATTCGACGAATCAAGCCAAATCTTTCTTGCTAAGACAACAAACTTTTGAAAAAAAGAATTTAACAACGCAAGTTTTGCTTTTTTAGCTATTTGCTTAGAAAAATCAAAAGTAGAGAGGCTTCATGGCTGATCCTATCCTTCCCCCAGTGACATTAGATGACCTCAACGTTTTATCAAACCGGGCGACGTCTGTCATTGACCGGCTCAGAGATCAGGTTTTTGCGCCAGGCACCCAAAAAACCCTAGATGTGCGGTTCAATGTCAGAACAGCCGCTCAAATGGTTGGTCGGTCTGAAACTCTTATTCGCGATGCAGAGAATGAGGGGCGTTTGCCTGCTCCGGAAAAAGACGCAAAAACCGGCCGTCGCAAAGGCTACGGCCTGCATGAAATCAACAACATGCGGCAGCTCTTTGGCACCCTGCCCCATCGGTCCGAGGACGATGAAGCACTTGTTCTCGCGATTCAGAATTTCAAAGGCGGCGTTGGAAAATCGACCCTCGTCACGCATCTTTCGCAATATTTGGCGCTGCAAGGTTACCGGGTTTGCGTTATCGATTGTGACAGCCAGGCCTCGACCACATCCATTCTGGGCCTGAATCCCGATATCGACATCGATGAAGACGAAGAAACACTTTATCCGTTCTTTCGTCACGGCGGACCACAGGAATTGCGCTATGCTTTGCGGGCCACTTATTGGCCAGGAATTGCGATGATCGCGGCGAATTTGGGTCTGTATGATGCCGAATATGAACTGGCAGGACGCATGGCCAGAGAATCCGGCTTTGTCCTGGATCGGCTCCGGGATGGCATCAACACAATCCGCGATCACTTTGATGTCATTTTGCTGGATCCCCCCCCGGCGCTTGGTATGATTTCGCTGTCCGTCCTGCGCGCGGCGGACGCGATATTAGTGCCTACCCCACCCAATAACGTCGATTTTGGCTCGACTGTGCATTTCTTGAAAATGATGACCAGCACCTTGGCAGAGCTAGAGAAAGTGGGCGGCACCCATAGTTATAAGTTTGTTAAGATTCTCGCCACAAAGATGAACGATGGGAAATCCGCCCATGTGGCGATCAAGCGTATGATGGATGCGGTGTTTGCCGGTGATATGCTGCAATCTGTTCTTAAAGATTCCGCTGAAATCGACAATGCCACCGCCAATTTATTGACGGTTTATGAGATGACCAATGCAAGCACGCGCACCGAGACCCACAAGCGTTGTAGGGCTTATTTGGATGCCATTGGCAAAGAGGTCGAAATTCTGATGCGCAAAACATGGCCAAGTCAACGCGAAGCCCTAAGCCGGGAGGGGTTATTATGACCAAGAAACACGATGCAATTTTTGATGCGGTTCTAAGCGGGATTGGATCAGAAGATCGTAGCCCCAAGAAAGAACGCGGCGCAGGCCGGTTTCTGAAACGCGGCAATGCCATCGGTGACAAACTGGGTGGCGAAGTTGACGAAAAAACCTTGCATTGGGTGGACCCCGCGCGCTGCCAGATGTGGGAACGTCATAACCGCGATTACGATCTGTTGACGCCGGAAAACTGTGCCGATTTGATCGAGGGCATACAGCAACAAGGCCGGCAGGAATTTCCGGCAATTGTCCGGCGGGTTGAAGACAATCCGGATGCAGATTTTGAAGTGATCTGTGGCGCACGTCGTCATTTCGCAATCTCTTGGTTGCAGGCCAATAATTACCCGCAATACAAGTATCTGGTCGAGGTGCGGGATCTCTCGGATGAAGAGGCCTTTCGCCTGGCAGATATCGAGAACCGGGACCGCGCGGATATCTCTGATTATGAGCGCGCGCGCGATTATGCGAGTGCTGTTAAACTGTATTATGGCGGCAAGCAAAAATCGATGGCGCAGCGGTTACAGGTTTCCGAGGCCTGGTTGTCGCGCTATCTGTATTTGGCGAAATTACCGGATGAAATTGTCAAAGCTTATCCCAATTCCAATGATATCAAAGAGCTGCATGCGCGGACGTTAAAGCCGCTATTAGCGCAGCCAAAGGCCCGGCAGCAGTTGATCGAAAAAGCGGAATGGCTGGCGTCGATGCGGGCCGCTGGCGCGACCACGGATGGCTTGCCATGGAATGACGCCGCTAAAGTGATAGAGGCGCTAAAGCGCGCGGGGCAGGGCACGCTTACCAAACGCAAGCCGCGCCCATCGGTACAACATGTCTATAGCGCCAAAGGCACCGGGTTCAGCATCACCCGGAAAGACAAAGGTCGTCAGATTATCCTAGAGATCGACAAGTCCGCCCCAGCGTCAGACTTGCGTAAACTGCTAGAAAAGTTCCTATTGGACCGTGCTGAGGACTTGTAAGGAAATTGCCAATTGGCAATTTCTTGAATAACTCAATAAAAACAAATAGTTATTCATAAATCCAATGTGGGATTCTGAAGCTTTTGACCTGAAATTCAGAGCAAGAAAGAATATATCCCCGTCAATAAGAGCGCTTTGAGGGGGCTGTAAGCTTAGCGGCCCTTCCAAATTGGATCGCGCTTTTCTGCAAAGGCTTTGGCGCCTTCAAGCTGATCTTCGCTGCTGTATAAAACGTCTACCGTTGGCAATTGGCGTTTGGTGACACGGTTCATGGCGTCTTGGAATTTGCTGTCCTCTGCGTTGCGCACAACTTCTTTGATTGCTGCGTAAACCAGTGGTGGTCCCGAAGCCAAAAGCCGGGCAAGCTCCCAAGCGCGATCCATCAGTTGATCCGCCGTGACGATGTCATTTATCAAGCCCCAGCGTTGAGCTTCTTGGGCATCAAACCAGCGGCCCGTCAGCAGCAATTCCATGGCAATATGATAAGGGATGCGTTTTGGCAGCTTTATGCTGGCAGCATCCGCGACGGTGCCCGAGCGGATTTCTGGCAGCGCAAAGGTTGCGTGGTCTGCGGCCAGAATCATGTCGGCAGACAGCGCCAATTCCAACCCGCCACCGCAAGCGATGCCATTGATGGCGGCGATGACCGGCTTGTTTAGATCTCGCAGTTCCTGCAAACCACCAAAGCCACCCACACCATAATCGCCGTCAACCGCGTCGCCTTCGGCTGCGGCTTTCAGATCCCAACCAGGGCAGAAAAACTTGTCTCCGGCCGCAGATAAAATCGCGACCCGCAGGCTGGGGTCATCGCGAAATGCGGCAAAGGCTTTGCCCATTTCACAGCTGGTGGCCAGATCAATGGCATTGGCTTTAGGGCGATCGAGAATGAGTTCAAATATCGCGCCTTCGCGTCGTGTTCTAAAAGCAGACATATCCTAGCCTTTCCTGATAAGCGCATCGACTGCAACAACCCGATCTTGGGTGCAGAGGAGCGGATTAATTTCAACTTCTTCCAAGACATCTGCCTGATCAATTACATAGGTTTGCAGGGTGTCTATAGCGGCAAACAGAGCGTCCAGATTGATGCCTTGTTTGCCACGATAACCGTGCAGTAAGGGCGCGCATCTAAGCGCATTCAGCGCTGCCTTGATGTCATCGCGGTTTGCGGGCAATAAAAATGACGCGGTGTCTTGTAACAATTCGGTTTGGATGCCACCGGCCGCAAGCGTCATGACAAATCCATGTGCCGGGTCTCGCACAACACCAACCAAGAGTTCTGCAACTGTGCCAAGGGTCATTTCCTCTATTAAGACTTCGTCTGTTGCAATGTCTGCGGCCACAGCTATTGCGTCTTTGGCAGAGATCCCTAAACGCACGGCCCCATGCTCTGACTTATGGGCCAAACCCATGCCTTTTATTGCAAAGGGCGGGCGCAAAGTTTTGACTGCCTGCGCAACCTCAGTGGTGCTCGAGGTGATTTGGTGACGTGGCACCGGCAGACCAAAGGCCGCCAGTTCCGTTTTGGACTGTGCTTCGGTCAAGGTTTCAGCGGTCCGCGCGTTTTGCGGCAGGCAAAGGGGCAGGGCAGAGGGAGGTCTGATATGGGCAGCAGCTTCGATGGCAGCGAGCGCTTCGTCCAGACCGTGAAACGGCACAACTCCACCGGAAATAAGGTCGCTTGAAACAGCCTCTGGCAGCAGCTCGGGCAGGGTGGCGACAATCGCAAACGGGGCCTCGGTTTGGGCACGGACTTTTTGGGCCGCGCGCGTGGCGCAGCCCCAATCGGTTGGATCTGTTGTTGGATAGTCAACAATGGAAAGCGTCAAGGCGATATCGCTGCCAGTCATGCCCGCCCATGCCTGGGTCATTGCCGCTTCGTCGCGCCAAATATAGGTGTGATAGTCCAGCGGGTTGCTTAGTGAGACAAGCGGGCCAAGCGCTGCTCGCAGGTTGGTTTTTTGCCCAGACGAAAGGCTGGGAAACGCCACATTGCGGCCGAGTGCCATATCCGCAATCAGGCTGGCCTCGCCGCCAGAGCAACTGATGGAGGCGATATTTCCAGACGCAAGCGGGCCGTTGACGTGCAAAAGTTTGAGGGTTTCCAGAAAGGCTGGCAAGGATTTCAATCGAGGTATGCCAAGACGATCCAAAAGCGCCTGCGCCCCAACATCGCTGCCCGCCAAAGAAGCGGTGTGGGACACGGTGGCTTGTTGCGCTTGATCTGAAGCCCCCACTTTGAGAGCAACCAAGGGAATGCGTTTTTCATAAGCACGCTGTGCAAGGGTTTCCCATTCTCGGAGGTCGCCAAAACCTTCGACGTGCAGACCAATGGCCGTGACGCGCGGGTCGTTCAACAGCGCTAGGGCTGCTTGCGCCTGCGTGGTCTGGGCCATGTTGCCGCAAGTGATGGTATAGGCGATAGGCAGGCCACGCTTTTGCATCGTCAGATTGATGGCAATATTAGAGCTTTGGGTGATGATCGCGACCCCGCGGTCTACGGGGGTACAGCCGTGCTGATCCGGCCACAACAATGCCCCATCCAATGCATTGATAAAGCCATAGCAATTGGGACCCAAAATCGGCATGTCGCCAACGGCCATAACCAGATCTGATTGCAATCCGACTGCGGTGCCGTCTTCGGCGGAGGCTTCGGAAAAGCCGCTAGCGAAACACACAGCGCCCCCGGTTCCAATTTTTGAAAGCTGGGCGACAACATCAAGGGTAAGATGCCGGTTCACCCCTACAAAGGCCGCATCTGGGCCTGAGGGGAGGTCACCTGGTGAGGCAAAGGCGGGCAGGCCGCAGATGTCAGTGCGATTGGGATTTACCGGCCAAATCTGACCTGCGAAATGCATGGCCTGTGATTGCCGAATAACTTGCTCGCACCAAGCACCCCCGCCAATCACTGCGATGGTTTTTGGATTGAAGAGGCGGTCTAGGTCGCGTGTCATAGAAGGATCCAAGTTTCTAAATTGGCCCCGGACGGCGAATGAAACGGTGCTGAGAGAGCAGACAAAACCGTTTCTTTCGCCGCCAAAGCAAGATCTTAGGCCCCAAGTGGACGCAGAAGATCTCTGGAAATGATGTGGCGCTGAATTTCAGATGTGCCGTCCCAAATGCGCTCGACGCGGGCATCGCGCCAAAAGCGCTCTATTGGGAAATCATCCATCAACCCCATGCCGCCAAAGATTTGTAAGGTGGTGTCGGTGACCCGCCCCAGCATTTCAGAGGCATAAAGTTTGGCGGATGCGATTTCGCGATTGGACGGCAGTTTTTGGTCAAGCCGCCATGCCGCCGCCAAAGTCATCCAATCAGCGGCGTCGATTTCGGTAATCATATCAGCAAGCTGAAAGCTAATACCCTGAAATTTACCGATGCTTTGTCCGAATTGTTTTCGATCAACTGAATAGTTAAGCGCATAGTCAAAGCAACGACGCGCCCGGCCAACGCTAAAGGCGGCTACGGTCAAGCGGGTGGCATAAAGCCAATCGTTCATCACGGCAAATCCGCCATCGACTTGGCCCAAAACCTGCGTGTCTGGCAAGCGGCAATTGTCAAAATACAGAACGTAGTTTTTATAGCCTTTATGGGAAACGGAATTATATCCGTCACGCACTTCAAACCCCGGGGTGTCACGATCTACGAGAAAGGTTGTGATGCGTTTTTTGGGGCCGCGTGGGGTTTCGTCTACGCCGGTGGCAATGAACACAATAAAGAAATCAGCGTGTTCAGCCCCGGAGATGAAATGTTTGGATCCGTTGACCACCCAGTCGCCACCATCGCGCAGCGCCTGGCATTTCATGCCGCGCACATCTGATCCCGCATCAGGTTCAGTCATCGCCAAGGCGTCCATTTTCTCGCCCCGAACGGCGGGCAATAGATAGCGGTCTTTTTGCTCTGGGTTACAGGCCATAAGAATGTTCTGGGGGCGACCAAAGAAATGCGTCAGGGCCATAGAGCCGCGCCCAAGTTCGCGTTCAACCAGGGTGAAATCCATATGGCTTAGACCCGCGCCGCCGACGTCCTCTGGGAAATTGCAGGCGTAAAACCCAAGGTCGATGCATTTTTGTTTGATCTTTTCGCCAAGTGCATGCGGCACTTGCCCGGCGCGCTCGACTTCGGCTTCGTGTGGATAAATTTCATTTTCGACGAAGCTGCGCACCGTCGAGACAATCATCTCTTGTTCTTCGCTGAGGCCAAAATGCATGGGGCGACTCCTTTTTGCTGTCGCCAGTAAAACCGTGGTTGCAATTGAATACTGTGCAGTATTTGGTGTTCTTCATGCAGAAAGCGAAAGAATCGCCGAATCCAACCCAGCAAATCGATCTTTTGTTGTTTGATGATTTTTCAAACCACTGTTTAGCAAACATCGTGGAGCCGCTGCGCGCAGCCAACAGTCTGTCGCGGACCCATCTGTATGCCTGGCGGTTTTTGACGTTGGACGGCCAAAGCGTGCAGAGCTCTAGCGGGTTGCAGATTGCGCCGCACGATGCGCTGAGTGCTGGTTCTGGGGATCTGTTGATCGTGATGCCGTCTTATGGGGTTCGGGCCTTAGATGGGCGCGACACGGTGATGCAAATTCGCCTAGCGGCCCAACGGTACGGCACCATTGCGGGCTTTGACACGGGCAGCTGGCTTTTGGCACGGGCGGGTTTGCTGGAGGGCTATCAAGCGACGATCCATTGGGACGAGTTGGCCAGCTTTGAAGAGACCTTTCCAAATTGTGAGGCCCTGCGTGAACGTTATGTGATCGATGGCGCGCGCATCACCTGCACTGGGGCGATGGCCGCATTTGACGTTGTCATGCATTTGATTGGCCGAGATCACGGGGCTTTGCTGACGGTTGATGTTGCGCGGTTGTTCATGACAAACGAGGCCGCACGCTCGTATTCACTGGCGCGCAAATCAAGCGGGCGGATGGTGGATCGGGCCTTGCATCTGATGCAGGAAAACCTGGAACAAACACTTTCGATTTCAGAGCTGGCGCGCAAAGTTGGGGCAAGTCAACGCGCTTTGGAATTGCGGATGCGCGACGAATTGCAGGAGACGCCTATGGCCGTGTATCGACGCTTGCGGCTGACCTATGCGCGCAAATTGGTGACGGAAACAGATCAATCTGTGACCGAGATTTCAAATCGCTGTGGGTATGAAAATGCAAGTGCCATGACACGGGCGTTCAAGGCGCTGTTTGGACAGACGCCGCGGGCCCTGCGTCAAATTCGGTAAGA
It contains:
- a CDS encoding AAA family ATPase, whose protein sequence is MADPILPPVTLDDLNVLSNRATSVIDRLRDQVFAPGTQKTLDVRFNVRTAAQMVGRSETLIRDAENEGRLPAPEKDAKTGRRKGYGLHEINNMRQLFGTLPHRSEDDEALVLAIQNFKGGVGKSTLVTHLSQYLALQGYRVCVIDCDSQASTTSILGLNPDIDIDEDEETLYPFFRHGGPQELRYALRATYWPGIAMIAANLGLYDAEYELAGRMARESGFVLDRLRDGINTIRDHFDVILLDPPPALGMISLSVLRAADAILVPTPPNNVDFGSTVHFLKMMTSTLAELEKVGGTHSYKFVKILATKMNDGKSAHVAIKRMMDAVFAGDMLQSVLKDSAEIDNATANLLTVYEMTNASTRTETHKRCRAYLDAIGKEVEILMRKTWPSQREALSREGLL
- a CDS encoding ParB/RepB/Spo0J family partition protein, giving the protein MTKKHDAIFDAVLSGIGSEDRSPKKERGAGRFLKRGNAIGDKLGGEVDEKTLHWVDPARCQMWERHNRDYDLLTPENCADLIEGIQQQGRQEFPAIVRRVEDNPDADFEVICGARRHFAISWLQANNYPQYKYLVEVRDLSDEEAFRLADIENRDRADISDYERARDYASAVKLYYGGKQKSMAQRLQVSEAWLSRYLYLAKLPDEIVKAYPNSNDIKELHARTLKPLLAQPKARQQLIEKAEWLASMRAAGATTDGLPWNDAAKVIEALKRAGQGTLTKRKPRPSVQHVYSAKGTGFSITRKDKGRQIILEIDKSAPASDLRKLLEKFLLDRAEDL
- a CDS encoding carnitinyl-CoA dehydratase is translated as MSAFRTRREGAIFELILDRPKANAIDLATSCEMGKAFAAFRDDPSLRVAILSAAGDKFFCPGWDLKAAAEGDAVDGDYGVGGFGGLQELRDLNKPVIAAINGIACGGGLELALSADMILAADHATFALPEIRSGTVADAASIKLPKRIPYHIAMELLLTGRWFDAQEAQRWGLINDIVTADQLMDRAWELARLLASGPPLVYAAIKEVVRNAEDSKFQDAMNRVTKRQLPTVDVLYSSEDQLEGAKAFAEKRDPIWKGR
- a CDS encoding acetate--CoA ligase family protein — its product is MTRDLDRLFNPKTIAVIGGGAWCEQVIRQSQAMHFAGQIWPVNPNRTDICGLPAFASPGDLPSGPDAAFVGVNRHLTLDVVAQLSKIGTGGAVCFASGFSEASAEDGTAVGLQSDLVMAVGDMPILGPNCYGFINALDGALLWPDQHGCTPVDRGVAIITQSSNIAINLTMQKRGLPIAYTITCGNMAQTTQAQAALALLNDPRVTAIGLHVEGFGDLREWETLAQRAYEKRIPLVALKVGASDQAQQATVSHTASLAGSDVGAQALLDRLGIPRLKSLPAFLETLKLLHVNGPLASGNIASISCSGGEASLIADMALGRNVAFPSLSSGQKTNLRAALGPLVSLSNPLDYHTYIWRDEAAMTQAWAGMTGSDIALTLSIVDYPTTDPTDWGCATRAAQKVRAQTEAPFAIVATLPELLPEAVSSDLISGGVVPFHGLDEALAAIEAAAHIRPPSALPLCLPQNARTAETLTEAQSKTELAAFGLPVPRHQITSSTTEVAQAVKTLRPPFAIKGMGLAHKSEHGAVRLGISAKDAIAVAADIATDEVLIEEMTLGTVAELLVGVVRDPAHGFVMTLAAGGIQTELLQDTASFLLPANRDDIKAALNALRCAPLLHGYRGKQGINLDALFAAIDTLQTYVIDQADVLEEVEINPLLCTQDRVVAVDALIRKG
- a CDS encoding acyl-CoA dehydrogenase family protein, with protein sequence MHFGLSEEQEMIVSTVRSFVENEIYPHEAEVERAGQVPHALGEKIKQKCIDLGFYACNFPEDVGGAGLSHMDFTLVERELGRGSMALTHFFGRPQNILMACNPEQKDRYLLPAVRGEKMDALAMTEPDAGSDVRGMKCQALRDGGDWVVNGSKHFISGAEHADFFIVFIATGVDETPRGPKKRITTFLVDRDTPGFEVRDGYNSVSHKGYKNYVLYFDNCRLPDTQVLGQVDGGFAVMNDWLYATRLTVAAFSVGRARRCFDYALNYSVDRKQFGQSIGKFQGISFQLADMITEIDAADWMTLAAAWRLDQKLPSNREIASAKLYASEMLGRVTDTTLQIFGGMGLMDDFPIERFWRDARVERIWDGTSEIQRHIISRDLLRPLGA
- a CDS encoding helix-turn-helix domain-containing protein, yielding MQKAKESPNPTQQIDLLLFDDFSNHCLANIVEPLRAANSLSRTHLYAWRFLTLDGQSVQSSSGLQIAPHDALSAGSGDLLIVMPSYGVRALDGRDTVMQIRLAAQRYGTIAGFDTGSWLLARAGLLEGYQATIHWDELASFEETFPNCEALRERYVIDGARITCTGAMAAFDVVMHLIGRDHGALLTVDVARLFMTNEAARSYSLARKSSGRMVDRALHLMQENLEQTLSISELARKVGASQRALELRMRDELQETPMAVYRRLRLTYARKLVTETDQSVTEISNRCGYENASAMTRAFKALFGQTPRALRQIR